In bacterium, the genomic stretch GGCACCAGCTTCAGCTCCGAATCCACTTCGTTATAACGGCGCCCCATGAAGCGCTTGATGGAATAAACGGTGTTCTCGGGATTTGTGATGGCCTGGCGTTTGGCCACCATGCCCACCACCTCTTCACCGGTCTTTAAAAAGCCCACCACCGATGGGGTGGTCCTCATCCCGTCCTGGTTGGGGATCACCACCGGGCTTCCGCCCTCCATCACTGCCACGCAGGAATTGGTGGTTCCCAGGTCAATGCCTATTACTTTACCCATTTTGTCTCCGTCTCCTTTTTATTTCTAAACTGCTTTTTATTTTTTATTCGCCACAAAACGTGTGCACTGAGCTTGTCGAATGTGCACAAAATTCACAAAATATAATACCCCAGGTACAATTTTCGTCTGTTGACGTTGTGCTGAGTTTAAAAAAGTATTTCACAGACTCGCTCAGACCCCTTTTGTCCATTTATATTTTAGCGCCCTTTCGTGTTTTTAGTGGGCAACTCCCGCAGGCAAAATAAATCATGTGAATCCGCTTACGCTTCATAGCCGGGCTTCTTCAAGCGCCATAGCTTCAGCGGAGGCGCTCCTGTCCGGTTCCTATCCCTGCTCACTGTTCGTCATTCTGATCGTTTGGCTGGTCTGCCTCGGTTTCTGCGTTTCCGGCCGGAAGCTTGGAAACCGTCACCCGGGCCGGCCTCAGGATCTTATCCCGGAACAAAAATCCCTTTTCCACCTCGTTGAGCACCGTGTCGGGCAGGTGCTCCCGGCTCTCCACCGCCAGCACCGCCTCGTGCTTGTTGGGGTCAAAGGGCTGGCCCTCGCTCTTGAGGATGGACAGTCCCTCGGCCTCCAGTATCTTGTGGATCTGCTGGTCTATCATCTGAACGCCCAGGTAGAAAGATCGGAAGCTCTCGTCCCGTTCGCACAGTTCCCTGGACGAGCTCAGGGCCCGGTCCAGGTTGTCCAGCACCGGCAGGACCTTGGCCACCAGGTTGCGGTTGGCGTCGCCCTCCTTCTCCAGGTATTCCTTGGCGGTGCGCTTGCGGTAATTGTCCAGGTCGGCCATGGCCCGCAGATACTTGTCAAAGTTCTCGTCGGCCATCTGGCGGTACAGGTTGGATTGTCCCATCAGCTCCTTCAAGCGGCCTCTGAGCTTGCGGTACATTATCATTCCCTTGTTTTCCTCGGTCACAAATCGTCTCCTTGTAGAGTCCACGGAATTTAGCATGGACCTTTACCACGGAATCACTGAAGGCCGGAAACACCGAATAAAGGATCATTCCGTGATGAATTTCCGTTTTCCGTGTTTCCGTGGTTGGTTTGGTAAGAGTATCCGTTAAATAAATATAATCATTTATTGGTATTTTGTCAAGCAATAATAAAGCCCTGCGGCCCTTGGACCTATCTGCCCGGCCAGATTTGGGCGACGGTCAGTTCCTGCAGCTTGAGCTTGATCTCCTCGGGCCGGACCTTGGTCACCTGTCCGTCCTTGCGCTGGCGGATCTCCACCATTCCCTCCCGCAGGCCCTTTTCCCCCACGTTGATCCGGACCGGGATGCCGGTCAGGTCGGCGTCCTTGAACTTGAAGCCGGGGCGCTCCGGGCGGTCGTCCAAAAGTACGTCGAAGCCGGCCTGGATCAGGTCGTCGTGGATCTTCAGGGCCAGCTGTCCGGCCTCGCTGGTGGTCTCGCCCAGCAGGGTGATCAGCACCTGGTAGGGGGCCACCGCCGCCGGCCAGATGATCCCGTCCTTGTCGTGGCTCTGCTCTATGACGCAGGCCGCTATCCGGTCTATCCCGATGCCGTAGCTGCCCATCACCAGCGGTTTTTGGGTGCCGTCCTCGTCGGTGAAGTTGGCGTTGAGGGCCTGGGAATACTTGAGGCCCAGCTTGAAGATGTGCCCCAGCTCTATGGCCTGGGTCAGGCCCATGGGTTTGCCGCACTCGGGGCAGGGCTCGCCGTTCTTGATGGTCCTGATGTCGGCGTACTCGTCGACTTTGAGGTCCCGGTTGACGCTGATGCCCTGGTAGTGGAAGTGGTCCTTGCAGGCTCCGGAGACCAGCCCGGTGGCGTCCTTTAAAAGATGGTCGGCGATGATCCTGACGCCCTTGACCCCCACCGGCGAGATGAAGCCCACGTTTGCCCCTGTGTGCTTAAGCACCTCCTCCGGGGTGGCCGGGCGGAAGGTGGCGGTGCCGATGGCCTTCTGCAACTTGTCTTCGTTGGCCTCGTCGTCGCCGCGGACCAATATGAACACCGGCTTGCCGTCGGCCATGTACAGCAGGCTCTTCATCAGCTGGGAGGCGGGGACCTTCAGGAACTGTGAAACCTCCTCCACTGTGCGTTTCTCTGGAGTGGAGACCTCCAGCAGCGGTATATCCTGATATTTCGGCGCCTGCAGTTTGGAGGA encodes the following:
- a CDS encoding nucleotide exchange factor GrpE, whose protein sequence is MTEENKGMIMYRKLRGRLKELMGQSNLYRQMADENFDKYLRAMADLDNYRKRTAKEYLEKEGDANRNLVAKVLPVLDNLDRALSSSRELCERDESFRSFYLGVQMIDQQIHKILEAEGLSILKSEGQPFDPNKHEAVLAVESREHLPDTVLNEVEKGFLFRDKILRPARVTVSKLPAGNAETEADQPNDQNDEQ
- a CDS encoding proline--tRNA ligase, giving the protein MLWSKAFIPTLKEVPAEAEMISHQLMLRAGLVRQLTAGVYEYLPLGWKVMLKVMKIVREEMDKAGAQEIYLPALCPAEIWQESGRWESFGDEMFRLKDRKKREYALCPTHEEVITDLARAQRFSYRDLPQNWYQMQVKFRDEPRPRAGVIRVRHFTMKDAYSMDRDQNGLDQSYLSMREAYKKIFARCGLKYFIVGASSGLMGGSGSQEFMVPSPSGEDTCAVCEACGYAANIQIASSKLQAPKYQDIPLLEVSTPEKRTVEEVSQFLKVPASQLMKSLLYMADGKPVFILVRGDDEANEDKLQKAIGTATFRPATPEEVLKHTGANVGFISPVGVKGVRIIADHLLKDATGLVSGACKDHFHYQGISVNRDLKVDEYADIRTIKNGEPCPECGKPMGLTQAIELGHIFKLGLKYSQALNANFTDEDGTQKPLVMGSYGIGIDRIAACVIEQSHDKDGIIWPAAVAPYQVLITLLGETTSEAGQLALKIHDDLIQAGFDVLLDDRPERPGFKFKDADLTGIPVRINVGEKGLREGMVEIRQRKDGQVTKVRPEEIKLKLQELTVAQIWPGR